The Salvia splendens isolate huo1 chromosome 21, SspV2, whole genome shotgun sequence genome includes a window with the following:
- the LOC121783299 gene encoding glutaminyl-peptide cyclotransferase-like isoform X2: MSFLTIQMPSLSNNSFGVQGLLYAGNDALFESTGLYGHSSVRKVAIPTGKVEAIHKMDYSYFGEGLTLLDDRLFQVNWMTKTGFIYDRNNLSKVSTFINRMKDGWGLAADGQVLFGSDGTSTLYQIDPQTMLVIRNHTVKYKGDEVHNLNELEYVAGEIWANVWQTNCIARISGKTGLVLGWIYLPKLREELIASGNMGIDVLNGIAWDQAQNRIFITGKLWPKLYEIKLQWLKKPFNGDIKRLCMPPAAHFERRP, translated from the exons ATGAGTTTCCTCACGATCCAAATGCCTTCACTCAG CAATAACAGCTTTGGTGTTCAGGGGCTCTTGTATGCAGGAAATGATGCTCTTTTTGAATCTACTGGGCTCTATGGACAT TCATCAGTTCGGAAAGTTGCTATTCCGACAGGGAAG GTTGAGGCTATCCATAAGATGGACTACTCTTACTTTGGGGAGGGTTTGACCCTTCTTGATGACAG GTTGTTTCAAGTCAATTGGATGACAAAAACTGGTTTCATATATGACAGAAATAACTTGAGTAAA GTTAGCACGTTTATTAATCGAATGAAAGATGGTTGGGGGTTGGCAGCTGATGGACAAGTTCTATTTGGAAGTGATGGAACATCAACATTGTATCAGATTGACCCTCAGACAATGTTAG ttattagaaatcatactGTCAAGTATAAAGGCGATGAAGTACATAACCTGAACGAACTAGAGTATGTTGCTGGTGAAATATGGGCGAATGTTTGGCAG ACTAACTGCATAGCAAGAATCTCAGGAAAAACTGGTCTTGTCTTGGGATGGATATACCTTCCAAAATTGAG GGAAGAGCTAATTGCATCTGGAAACATG GGGATTGATGTATTGAATGGTATCGCCTGGGATCAGGCGCAGAACCGGATTTTTA TAACTGGGAAGTTATGGCCCAAGCTGTACGAGATAAAGCTGCAATGGTTGAAGAAGCCGTTCAATGGCGACATCAAGAGGCTCTGCATGCCGCCTGCAGCCCATTTTGAAAGAAGACCTTAG
- the LOC121783299 gene encoding glutaminyl-peptide cyclotransferase-like isoform X1 — MAIKSLRKKSEKRPSPSRSFAKYKMAVLLISAVAFACALIFLSISSNMGSVVGVEPSIDRIYDVTVVNEFPHDPNAFTQGLLYAGNDALFESTGLYGHSSVRKVAIPTGKVEAIHKMDYSYFGEGLTLLDDRLFQVNWMTKTGFIYDRNNLSKVSTFINRMKDGWGLAADGQVLFGSDGTSTLYQIDPQTMLVIRNHTVKYKGDEVHNLNELEYVAGEIWANVWQTNCIARISGKTGLVLGWIYLPKLREELIASGNMGIDVLNGIAWDQAQNRIFITGKLWPKLYEIKLQWLKKPFNGDIKRLCMPPAAHFERRP; from the exons ATGGCAATTAAATCTCTGAGGAAGAAATCGGAAAAGCGTCCCAGTCCCTCCCGGTCGTTTGCCAAATATAAGATGGCCGTTTTACTGATTTCAGCTGTTGCTTTTGCGTGTGCTCTGATTTTTCTTAGCATTTCGTCGAACATGGGTAGCGTCGTCGGTGTGGAGCCGAGTATTGATCGGATTTACGACGTTACAGTTGTGAATGAGTTTCCTCACGATCCAAATGCCTTCACTCAG GGGCTCTTGTATGCAGGAAATGATGCTCTTTTTGAATCTACTGGGCTCTATGGACAT TCATCAGTTCGGAAAGTTGCTATTCCGACAGGGAAG GTTGAGGCTATCCATAAGATGGACTACTCTTACTTTGGGGAGGGTTTGACCCTTCTTGATGACAG GTTGTTTCAAGTCAATTGGATGACAAAAACTGGTTTCATATATGACAGAAATAACTTGAGTAAA GTTAGCACGTTTATTAATCGAATGAAAGATGGTTGGGGGTTGGCAGCTGATGGACAAGTTCTATTTGGAAGTGATGGAACATCAACATTGTATCAGATTGACCCTCAGACAATGTTAG ttattagaaatcatactGTCAAGTATAAAGGCGATGAAGTACATAACCTGAACGAACTAGAGTATGTTGCTGGTGAAATATGGGCGAATGTTTGGCAG ACTAACTGCATAGCAAGAATCTCAGGAAAAACTGGTCTTGTCTTGGGATGGATATACCTTCCAAAATTGAG GGAAGAGCTAATTGCATCTGGAAACATG GGGATTGATGTATTGAATGGTATCGCCTGGGATCAGGCGCAGAACCGGATTTTTA TAACTGGGAAGTTATGGCCCAAGCTGTACGAGATAAAGCTGCAATGGTTGAAGAAGCCGTTCAATGGCGACATCAAGAGGCTCTGCATGCCGCCTGCAGCCCATTTTGAAAGAAGACCTTAG
- the LOC121783762 gene encoding beta-carotene hydroxylase 2, chloroplastic-like: protein MSAGTSAPVSSLALFQFKHSSFLAPKSTSLAAPPSLLPPSVSRKKPNLTVCFLLKNEKLTELEIRDAAENQSGGEAEEERIASAARLAEKLSRKESERSTYLIAALMSSLGITSMAAAAVYSRFSWQMEGGEVPYVEMFGTLALVVGAVVGMEMWARWAHRALWHDSLWHMHESHHRPREGPFELNDVFAIINAVPAISLMYYGFINKGLIPGLCFGAGVGITIFGMAYMFVHDGLVHKRFPVGPIADVPYLRTIAAAHQIHHSDKFDGVPFGLFLGPEELEKVGGLGELDKEIGRRIKLSNK, encoded by the exons ATGTCGGCCGGAACCTCCGCCCCCGTCTCCTCTTTAGCACTCTTCCAATTCAAACACTCATCATTTCTAGCTCCAAAATCGACCTCACTAGCCGCACCACCTTCACTGCTTCCCCCCTCTGTTTCCAGGAAGAAACCTAATTTGACGGTATGCTTCCTGCTGAAGAATGAGAAATTGACGGAATTGGAGATCCGAGATGCGGCGGAGAATCAAAGCGGAGGAGAGGCGGAGGAGGAACGCATCGCCTCGGCAGCGCGATTGGCGGAGAAGTTGTCGAGGAAGGAATCGGAGCGGTCTACTTATTTGATCGCGGCGCTTATGTCGAGCTTAGGGATCACTTCCATGGCCGCCGCTGCCGTTTACTCGAGATTCTCTTGGCAAATGGAG GGTGGAGAGGTACCTTACGTAGAAATGTTTGGTACGTTAGCACTCGTTGTTGGCGCAGTT GTGGGAATGGAAATGTGGGCAAGATGGGCGCACCGGGCTCTTTGGCATGATTCGTTGTGGCACATGCACGAG TCACACCACAGGCCTAGAGAAGGCCCGTTCGAGCTTAATGATGTTTTCGCCATAATAAATGCAGTTCCCGCCATTTCCCTTATGTATTATGGTTTCATCAATAAGGGTCTCATTCCCGGCCTCTGTTTCGGCGCC GGCGTCGGCATTACGATTTTTGGGATGGCCTACATGTTCGTCCACGATGGACTCGTCCACAAGAGATTCCCCGTGGGGCCCATTGCCGATGTACCCTATTTAAGAACAATTGCTGCAGCTCATCAG ATACACCACTCGGACAAGTTCGACGGAGTCCCATTTGGATTGTTCTTAGGACCAGAG GAACTTGAGAAAGTTGGAGGTCTAGGGGAGTTGGATAAGGAAATTGGCAGAAGAATTAAATTGTCCAACAAGTAG